One segment of Sphingomonas qomolangmaensis DNA contains the following:
- a CDS encoding FadR/GntR family transcriptional regulator — protein MQAIVADIKSGMFPVGTRLPAERDLTERFKVSRPTIREAMIALEMQGMVEARKGSGMFVLASSASGVDRELDIGAFEITEARRLLEGEVAAVAATEIDEPQLVELRALLAQMSQEDNAAAEEADRRFHIAIAEATGNAVIIAAVTDFWDMRFRSPLAREVLLKAGSLGTESRMAEHGRILRALEARSPIDARNAMRDHLARLIDHLLDVTETEAVERARAETNKRRRAVARRSV, from the coding sequence GTGCAGGCGATCGTCGCCGATATCAAGAGCGGAATGTTCCCGGTCGGCACGCGACTGCCCGCCGAGCGCGACCTGACCGAGCGGTTCAAGGTGAGCCGTCCAACGATCCGCGAGGCGATGATCGCGCTGGAAATGCAAGGCATGGTCGAGGCGCGCAAGGGATCGGGCATGTTCGTGCTCGCTTCATCGGCCAGCGGCGTAGATCGCGAGCTCGATATCGGCGCGTTCGAGATCACCGAAGCGCGGCGACTGCTGGAAGGCGAGGTAGCGGCGGTCGCCGCGACCGAGATCGACGAGCCCCAATTGGTCGAACTACGGGCCTTGCTCGCGCAAATGAGCCAAGAAGACAACGCCGCTGCGGAGGAGGCCGATCGGCGCTTTCACATCGCCATCGCAGAGGCGACGGGCAACGCCGTCATCATCGCCGCCGTCACGGATTTCTGGGACATGCGCTTCCGCTCGCCGCTGGCACGCGAGGTGCTGCTGAAGGCCGGCAGCTTGGGCACCGAAAGCCGGATGGCCGAGCATGGCCGCATCCTGCGAGCGCTGGAGGCCCGGTCGCCGATCGATGCGCGCAATGCCATGCGGGACCACCTCGCGCGGCTGATCGATCATCTGCTCGACGTCACCGAGACCGAGGCGGTCGAACGTGCGCGCGCCGAAACCAACAAGCGTCGGCGCGCGGTTGCCCGCCGATCGGTCTGA
- a CDS encoding M28 family peptidase codes for MRHILTAAMLLLPSAICAQTATAPIQPEAIKEDVRVLSSDAFQGRGPGERGETMTLAYLKEQFEAAGLQPGGRDGSWFQEVPLIRLDKGAAAFDVTAAGERIATARARDFSIAPSHEGTATVTDAPVVFAGFGIHAPALGWDDYAGADVRGKIVLILPNDPDFDQPSGSFGGRQRSRYAGGKASAAFERGAVGVIQIHRQALTSWPWQQLWNSDPNPTFRLASAPTPSGTPRVTGYVSGDLAAAMLSRAGLNLETLIKQAQQPGFRAVGVPGVSVTASATATASPMTTRNFVAKLEGTTRAGETVVFGAHWDGYGAGPADSTGDTIRNGAVDNAVGTATMLDVARAFARGPRPQRTLLFIGYTSEEDGLLGAYHYVANPIRPLETTAAVFNLDPHLALPATRSIELIGAGRVDLEDDLARLAKAQGRRIEPEVAPEAGWYQRSDHYAFAQAGVPSLYFRAGRDLAGGGRADAVVEQYNSQCYHQRCDEFQESWDMAAAAQDGALVHGLASEIANSARWPAWRADSDFAAARAKSDPDRRR; via the coding sequence ATGCGCCACATCCTCACCGCCGCCATGCTGCTTTTGCCCAGCGCGATCTGCGCGCAGACCGCCACCGCCCCGATCCAGCCCGAGGCGATCAAGGAGGATGTCCGCGTCCTTTCCTCCGATGCGTTCCAGGGCCGCGGTCCGGGCGAGCGCGGCGAAACGATGACGCTCGCCTATCTGAAGGAGCAGTTCGAAGCCGCGGGGCTCCAGCCGGGGGGCCGCGACGGATCGTGGTTTCAGGAGGTCCCGCTCATTCGTCTCGACAAGGGCGCGGCCGCCTTCGACGTGACCGCCGCGGGAGAGCGGATCGCGACGGCGCGCGCGCGCGACTTTTCGATCGCGCCCTCGCATGAAGGCACCGCGACGGTAACCGACGCCCCGGTGGTATTCGCAGGCTTCGGGATCCATGCACCCGCGCTTGGCTGGGACGATTACGCCGGCGCCGACGTGCGCGGCAAGATCGTGCTGATCCTGCCCAACGACCCCGATTTCGATCAGCCGAGCGGCAGCTTCGGCGGGCGGCAGCGCAGTCGCTACGCCGGCGGGAAGGCAAGCGCCGCGTTCGAACGCGGCGCGGTCGGCGTGATCCAGATCCACCGCCAGGCGCTCACCAGCTGGCCTTGGCAACAATTGTGGAACAGCGACCCCAACCCGACCTTCCGGCTCGCCTCGGCGCCAACCCCCAGCGGTACCCCGCGCGTGACCGGCTATGTCTCGGGCGATCTCGCCGCGGCGATGCTGTCGCGCGCCGGCCTGAACCTCGAAACGCTCATCAAGCAGGCGCAGCAGCCGGGCTTCCGCGCGGTCGGGGTCCCCGGCGTCAGCGTCACCGCGTCGGCGACGGCCACCGCCTCGCCGATGACCACGCGCAACTTCGTCGCCAAGCTCGAAGGCACCACGCGCGCCGGCGAGACGGTCGTGTTCGGCGCGCACTGGGATGGCTATGGCGCAGGGCCCGCCGACTCGACGGGCGACACCATCCGCAACGGCGCGGTCGACAACGCCGTCGGAACCGCGACCATGCTCGATGTGGCACGTGCGTTTGCGCGAGGGCCGCGTCCGCAGCGCACGTTGCTCTTCATCGGTTATACCTCGGAAGAGGACGGGCTGCTCGGCGCCTATCATTATGTCGCCAATCCGATCCGCCCGCTCGAAACCACGGCGGCGGTGTTCAACCTCGATCCGCATCTGGCGCTCCCGGCGACGCGTTCGATCGAATTGATCGGCGCCGGCCGGGTCGATCTGGAGGACGATCTCGCCCGGCTGGCGAAGGCGCAGGGCCGCCGCATCGAACCCGAAGTCGCGCCCGAGGCGGGCTGGTACCAGCGATCGGACCATTATGCCTTCGCGCAGGCCGGGGTGCCCAGCCTCTATTTCCGCGCAGGTCGCGACCTTGCCGGCGGCGGGCGCGCCGACGCGGTGGTCGAGCAGTATAATTCGCAATGCTACCACCAGCGCTGCGACGAGTTCCAGGAAAGCTGGGACATGGCGGCGGCGGCACAAGACGGTGCGCTGGTCCACGGCCTCGCATCGGAAATCGCGAACAGCGCGCGTTGGCCCGCCTGGCGCGCCGACAGCGACTTCGCAGCGGCGCGTGCGAAGAGCGACCCCGATCGGCGTCGCTAA
- the argS gene encoding arginine--tRNA ligase domain-containing protein: MRRDLADIIADQVAETFRHEIVAVEFRKSPAGVPDAVLTLVNPLTRVPAALASSDVVESVVLKSHEVKIRLRDRFLAEHAARLAEPNGFAVEAQTSAPQRVRVAFCDPNLNKALHAGHLRNIALGTAIAGLWRWTGAAVSTQSVACDIGRNMAEALAGLNRAGWSDPDEVAGRLDRQLGELYARYVTAAAVDETRGNAADRMIARELDLHRDEADRILDRWRAQDPVVRSQWTKVVDRVLREHATTLARLGVTIDTVVLESIALPGQPALVEALVRTGLAQVEPSGAVVLATGRPEYAHCPLVRADGFPTEHLRALVLWLALAARPFDATVHIMGDEWRISTEVRIAVLDRLLDTDFSSHYTTVNHALVRFGSSTMKSSSGNVLLIDEALDAVFARARSIGAAGEAADDRGVRAALLLPMLAAAPDQIVDVTECTFSRLEDNLGWQLAAVARQARTGPLPLPNPGSPVERFLVLQVERFNAIVRRAANANDPRSLVRFCRHLLALEQRSSLTPTALLWRARLIDHGLAALGALDFDRRGLRERLTMVERAPGRRFDHGRFEIVVEAR, encoded by the coding sequence ATGCGGCGGGACCTTGCCGATATCATTGCTGACCAGGTTGCGGAAACCTTCAGGCATGAAATCGTTGCGGTCGAATTTCGCAAGTCGCCCGCCGGGGTCCCCGACGCTGTCTTGACCCTGGTCAACCCGCTGACGCGCGTCCCGGCCGCGCTAGCCTCGAGCGATGTCGTCGAGAGTGTGGTGCTCAAGTCGCACGAAGTTAAGATTCGTCTGCGCGACCGGTTTCTCGCCGAGCATGCCGCCCGTTTGGCAGAGCCCAATGGATTTGCGGTCGAAGCACAGACCAGCGCGCCGCAGCGTGTTCGCGTCGCGTTCTGCGATCCAAACCTGAACAAGGCGCTGCACGCAGGCCATTTGCGCAACATCGCGCTCGGCACCGCGATCGCCGGGCTGTGGCGCTGGACCGGCGCCGCGGTTTCCACGCAGAGCGTGGCATGCGACATCGGGCGAAACATGGCCGAAGCGCTCGCCGGGCTGAACCGCGCGGGTTGGAGCGACCCCGACGAGGTCGCGGGTCGACTCGACCGCCAACTCGGCGAATTATACGCGCGCTACGTCACCGCCGCGGCGGTGGACGAGACCCGCGGCAATGCGGCCGATCGCATGATCGCCCGCGAACTGGACCTCCACCGGGACGAAGCCGATCGGATACTCGACCGTTGGCGCGCGCAGGACCCTGTCGTTCGCTCGCAATGGACCAAGGTGGTCGATCGTGTCCTGCGCGAGCATGCAACGACGCTGGCGCGGCTGGGCGTCACGATCGATACCGTCGTCCTCGAGTCGATCGCGCTTCCCGGCCAGCCCGCGTTGGTGGAGGCACTGGTTCGCACCGGCCTCGCCCAGGTCGAGCCGTCGGGCGCAGTGGTGCTCGCAACCGGACGTCCGGAATATGCGCATTGCCCGCTGGTACGTGCGGACGGTTTCCCGACCGAACACCTACGCGCGCTTGTCCTCTGGCTCGCGCTTGCCGCGCGTCCGTTCGACGCGACGGTTCATATCATGGGGGACGAATGGCGCATCAGCACCGAAGTGCGGATCGCGGTACTCGATCGGCTGCTCGATACCGACTTTAGCTCGCACTACACGACGGTTAATCACGCGTTGGTTCGGTTCGGATCCTCAACGATGAAATCGAGCAGCGGCAATGTGCTGCTGATCGACGAAGCGTTGGACGCCGTGTTCGCGCGTGCGCGATCGATCGGCGCCGCAGGCGAAGCGGCCGATGATCGCGGCGTGCGCGCGGCGCTGTTGCTGCCGATGCTTGCAGCAGCGCCCGACCAGATCGTCGATGTCACCGAGTGCACATTCTCCCGGCTGGAGGACAATCTCGGATGGCAGCTTGCTGCGGTTGCACGACAAGCGCGAACCGGACCGCTCCCGCTCCCGAATCCCGGATCCCCAGTCGAACGGTTCCTTGTTCTGCAAGTCGAACGCTTCAACGCGATCGTGCGGCGCGCGGCGAATGCGAACGACCCCCGGTCTTTGGTGCGCTTTTGCCGCCACTTGCTCGCGCTGGAGCAACGATCCTCGCTGACGCCAACCGCGCTGCTATGGCGCGCGCGGCTGATCGATCACGGCCTTGCCGCGCTCGGCGCGCTTGATTTCGATCGGCGCGGCTTACGCGAGCGGCTGACCATGGTGGAACGCGCGCCGGGCCGCCGTTTTGATCATGGACGCTTCGAAATCGTCGTCGAGGCGCGATGA
- the uxuA gene encoding mannonate dehydratase, producing the protein MTQTMRWFGPSDPVSLRDIRQAGASEVVTALHDVANGKAWTREAIAAHKAGIESAGLGWTVVESLPVHEAIKTRGADWQMLIERYVESLANLAACGIRTVTYNFMPVLDWTRTDLKWAMPDGALALRFELDAVAVYDLHILRRAGAERDYAPAMIESAARRFDAMSAQARQQLEHTIIAGLPGSEETFTTDRFREVLAQYDDVDADTLRANHIAFLEAVCPAADDLGVQLVVHPDDPPFALFGLPRIVSTEQDVAALFARVPNRSNGLCFCAGSFGARSDNDLPGMIDRLGDRIGFLHLRSVEHEADGIFHEAAHLEGSADMASLVAAIHRLQQREGRSIPMRPDHGHQMMDDLSKRTLPGYSLIGRMRGLAELRGLERGIAYAAGVPL; encoded by the coding sequence ATGACTCAGACGATGCGCTGGTTCGGTCCGAGCGATCCGGTATCGTTGCGCGACATCCGACAAGCCGGCGCCAGCGAGGTCGTCACCGCGCTGCACGACGTCGCCAACGGCAAAGCCTGGACGCGCGAGGCGATTGCCGCGCACAAGGCGGGCATCGAAAGCGCCGGCCTCGGCTGGACCGTGGTCGAAAGCCTGCCGGTCCACGAAGCGATCAAGACCCGCGGCGCCGATTGGCAGATGCTGATCGAGCGTTACGTCGAAAGTCTCGCCAACCTGGCGGCGTGCGGGATCCGTACCGTCACCTATAATTTCATGCCGGTGCTCGACTGGACGCGCACCGACCTCAAATGGGCGATGCCCGACGGCGCGCTCGCGCTGCGGTTCGAGCTCGATGCCGTCGCGGTCTATGATCTGCATATCCTGCGCCGGGCGGGTGCCGAGCGCGACTATGCGCCGGCCATGATCGAGAGCGCCGCCCGCCGCTTTGATGCGATGTCGGCACAGGCGCGACAGCAGCTCGAACACACGATCATCGCCGGCCTGCCGGGCAGCGAAGAGACGTTCACCACCGATCGCTTCCGCGAGGTGCTGGCGCAATATGACGACGTCGATGCCGACACGCTGCGCGCCAACCACATCGCCTTTCTCGAAGCGGTGTGCCCCGCGGCGGACGACCTTGGCGTCCAGCTGGTCGTCCATCCCGACGATCCGCCGTTCGCGCTGTTCGGCCTGCCGAGGATCGTCAGCACCGAGCAGGATGTCGCCGCGCTGTTCGCGCGCGTTCCCAACCGGTCGAACGGCCTGTGCTTTTGCGCCGGGTCGTTCGGCGCGCGGTCGGACAACGATCTGCCCGGGATGATCGATCGGCTCGGCGACCGCATCGGCTTCCTCCACCTCCGCTCGGTCGAGCACGAGGCCGATGGCATCTTCCACGAGGCCGCCCATCTGGAAGGGAGCGCCGACATGGCGTCGTTGGTCGCTGCGATCCACCGCCTGCAACAGCGCGAGGGCCGCTCGATCCCGATGCGTCCCGACCATGGTCATCAGATGATGGACGATCTTTCGAAGCGGACCCTGCCTGGCTATTCGCTGATCGGTCGGATGCGCGGTTTGGCCGAGTTGCGCGGCCTCGAGCGCGGCATCGCGTACGCCGCGGGCGTGCCGCTTTGA
- a CDS encoding MFS transporter, translating into MDDSKKAAPRAGGNVRWIICALLFFATTINYIDRQVIGILKPTLQAELGWSEVDYGMIIFWFQAAYAIGLLACGPIIDRVGSKLGYAAAVSLWSLAAMAHALVRSPGGFAMARFALGLGEAANFPTAIKSVAEWFPKQERALAAGILNAGANVGAIVTPILVPFITIQYGWRMAFIVTGALGFIWLAAWLAFYRAPAKHPRLSPQELAFINVDSVADDSAPPIPWRKLFRYRATWAFVVAKFLTDPVWYLFLFWLPDFFARRHGLDLTSFGPPLIAVYLMADVGSIGGGWLSSALIKRGFGVNAGRKLALLACAICVTPIFFASTVSSLTAAVVIIGVAAAAHQGWSSNLYTMVSDTFPRSSVASVMGIGGAAGAVGGMIMARYVGQVLETVGSYWPVFLWAGSAYLVALVFVHLLVPYLDARPAAAGHD; encoded by the coding sequence GTGGACGATTCCAAGAAAGCTGCGCCCCGGGCCGGCGGCAACGTACGCTGGATCATCTGCGCGCTGCTGTTTTTCGCGACGACGATCAACTACATCGACCGGCAGGTCATCGGTATCCTCAAGCCGACGCTGCAGGCCGAGCTTGGCTGGTCCGAGGTCGATTACGGCATGATCATCTTCTGGTTCCAGGCCGCCTATGCGATCGGCCTGCTAGCCTGCGGACCGATCATCGACCGGGTGGGATCAAAGCTCGGCTATGCCGCGGCGGTCAGCCTCTGGAGCCTGGCGGCGATGGCGCACGCACTGGTACGCAGCCCCGGCGGGTTCGCGATGGCGCGCTTCGCGCTGGGCCTGGGTGAGGCAGCGAACTTCCCGACCGCGATCAAATCGGTCGCCGAATGGTTTCCCAAGCAGGAACGCGCGCTCGCCGCGGGCATCCTCAACGCCGGCGCCAATGTCGGTGCGATCGTCACACCGATCCTGGTCCCCTTCATCACGATTCAATATGGCTGGCGAATGGCGTTCATCGTCACCGGCGCGCTGGGGTTCATCTGGCTCGCTGCGTGGCTCGCTTTCTACCGCGCGCCCGCGAAGCACCCCCGTCTGTCGCCGCAGGAGCTGGCGTTCATCAACGTCGACTCGGTTGCCGACGATTCCGCGCCGCCGATCCCATGGCGCAAGCTGTTCCGGTACCGCGCGACCTGGGCGTTCGTCGTCGCCAAGTTCCTGACCGATCCGGTGTGGTATCTGTTCCTGTTCTGGCTGCCCGACTTCTTCGCCCGGCGGCACGGGCTCGACCTGACCAGCTTCGGCCCGCCGCTGATCGCGGTGTACCTGATGGCCGATGTCGGAAGTATCGGCGGCGGCTGGTTGTCGTCGGCGCTGATCAAGCGCGGCTTCGGCGTCAACGCCGGGCGCAAGCTGGCGCTGCTGGCGTGCGCGATCTGCGTCACGCCGATCTTCTTTGCCAGCACGGTGTCGAGCCTGACGGCAGCCGTCGTCATCATCGGCGTTGCGGCCGCGGCGCATCAGGGCTGGTCGTCGAACCTGTATACGATGGTGTCCGACACCTTCCCGCGCAGCTCGGTGGCGTCGGTAATGGGGATTGGCGGCGCCGCGGGCGCGGTCGGCGGGATGATCATGGCACGCTATGTCGGGCAGGTGCTCGAGACCGTCGGCAGCTATTGGCCGGTATTCCTCTGGGCGGGCAGTGCCTATCTCGTCGCGCTGGTGTTCGTGCACTTGCTGGTGCCGTACCTCGACGCGCGCCCAGCGGCCGCCGGTCACGACTAA
- a CDS encoding DUF6152 family protein yields the protein MFRYIAAATALVAIPVAAIAHHGWSSYDETKPITVSGPLQTVVWGNPHGTAKMMYQKRAWDVVLAPTSRMIARGLDANSINKGQRVTLTGYARRDGTAEMRVERITVGDTTVELR from the coding sequence ATGTTCCGATACATTGCCGCCGCTACCGCCCTCGTCGCGATTCCTGTCGCTGCGATCGCGCATCATGGTTGGAGTTCGTACGACGAAACCAAGCCGATCACCGTTTCGGGGCCGTTGCAGACCGTCGTCTGGGGCAATCCTCACGGCACCGCCAAGATGATGTATCAAAAAAGGGCGTGGGACGTCGTGCTCGCACCGACCAGCCGAATGATCGCGCGCGGATTGGATGCCAATTCGATCAACAAGGGGCAGCGGGTGACGCTGACCGGCTATGCACGGCGCGACGGCACGGCGGAGATGCGGGTCGAGCGGATCACCGTGGGCGATACGACCGTCGAACTGCGCTAG
- a CDS encoding TonB-dependent receptor: MMTPISGTKRRLLLTTSVTGLLIASPAAAQTTIAAPSPTTAQTAEQPSAEQPSAASPAGDTGTQESDIIVTGFRASLSSALNQKRNETAAVDSIVAEDIGKFPDSNLAESMQRIPGVALSRGDGGEGRNISVRGLGAQFTRVRINGMEGVSQVSGTDIRGGVVSGRSFDFVTFPSEIFSALSVRKTTSADVEEGSLGATVDLRAPKPFDSTKDFSFSATARGIYNDVSQKVDPRVSALVSKKFGDTFGVLGSVAYTKRRIEEYAYSAVDILPTYVAGQSRPVTQPGQTTPTNIIFPFCTPVGYTYQGVAVTSPAPGFANSGNSVGADANNCSTGNPRTSTQAAYDYVMSRTGVSGRPGGGVFLPRLPRPAKSSQEQERLAGTLTLQWKPTDRTDISIDGLYARFNVDRLDTYLDARSLGRTASNNGQPMMSIRDIEVDDQGSLIYALWDGVDLRSEMQDEQFSSTFRQVNLNFDHRFSDTFRVYGMAGLSDSILQVNRLQVAMDSNDTDNFSIDFRDNPNVPTLSYGIDPTNAALFAYGPPLPNGDQRGQISSFDRRNSIISQTFELNTEWEAAPGFVVATGAQYRTGKYTQRTFDLIPTQRLPLALPAGVSLSDLTFTTTGVADNLGGVMQDFAAIDPDKFRDAVGFDANYEYCGIECGSGYGLVDETYTSGFLMVKFDTENMLPISVRGDAGVRYVHTDLKTEGTIPTAAPAGSRFPTVGVISAVERSYEDWLPSANIAFDLTSNLIARLAAARVMSRPSYGQLIPSGSVNVAIRTGSFSNPFLDPIRANTFDAALEWYFAPGSLISIAYFHKDIETYIQNTTQLVPFRELGLPDTLLLNSNATPEELFNVTRSNNTPGGPLRGFEVNVQLPFTFLPGFLSNLGALGSFTRVRSDIDYILQTDPATGAPTLTRTAPLVGLSPETASGTLYYEDERFSIRSTVNYRAGFLTSLPGPTDSDANGNASSIFVDASASYNLSQNIKLIAEVSNITNETNRLYTDTTRQDPLYTSYFGRTYALAVNFQF, translated from the coding sequence ATGATGACACCGATCAGCGGGACCAAGCGCCGATTGCTTCTCACGACCAGCGTCACGGGACTATTGATTGCGTCCCCCGCCGCCGCGCAGACGACCATAGCGGCGCCTTCGCCGACAACCGCCCAGACTGCCGAGCAACCGTCCGCCGAGCAACCGTCTGCCGCCTCGCCCGCGGGCGATACCGGCACCCAAGAAAGCGATATCATCGTCACCGGCTTCCGCGCCTCGCTGAGCAGCGCGCTGAACCAGAAGCGCAACGAAACCGCCGCGGTCGACAGCATCGTCGCCGAGGATATCGGCAAGTTTCCCGACTCGAACCTTGCCGAATCGATGCAGCGCATCCCCGGCGTCGCGCTGTCCCGCGGCGATGGCGGCGAGGGGCGCAATATCTCGGTTCGTGGTCTGGGCGCGCAGTTCACGCGCGTACGCATCAACGGGATGGAGGGCGTGTCGCAGGTCAGTGGCACTGACATTCGCGGCGGCGTCGTCTCGGGCCGCTCGTTCGACTTCGTGACGTTCCCGAGCGAGATCTTTTCCGCGCTGTCGGTGCGTAAGACCACGTCCGCCGACGTGGAGGAAGGCTCGCTCGGCGCGACGGTCGATCTGCGCGCGCCCAAGCCGTTCGACTCGACCAAGGACTTTTCGTTTTCGGCGACCGCGCGCGGAATCTACAACGACGTCAGCCAGAAGGTGGACCCGCGGGTGTCCGCGCTGGTGTCGAAGAAGTTCGGCGACACGTTCGGCGTGCTCGGCAGCGTCGCCTATACGAAGCGGCGTATCGAGGAATATGCCTATTCCGCGGTCGACATCCTGCCGACCTACGTCGCCGGCCAGTCGCGACCGGTGACGCAGCCGGGGCAGACCACGCCCACCAACATCATCTTCCCCTTTTGCACCCCGGTCGGTTACACCTATCAGGGCGTGGCGGTGACCAGCCCTGCGCCCGGCTTCGCCAACAGCGGCAATTCGGTCGGCGCCGATGCGAATAATTGCAGCACCGGCAATCCCCGCACCAGCACGCAAGCCGCCTATGACTATGTCATGAGCCGTACCGGGGTATCGGGGCGGCCCGGCGGCGGCGTGTTCCTGCCGCGCCTGCCGAGGCCAGCCAAGTCAAGTCAGGAGCAGGAGCGTCTCGCCGGCACGTTGACACTGCAATGGAAGCCAACCGACCGTACGGACATTTCGATCGACGGCTTGTATGCGCGGTTCAACGTTGACCGCCTGGACACCTATCTCGACGCGCGCTCCCTGGGTCGTACGGCGTCGAACAATGGGCAGCCAATGATGTCGATTCGCGACATTGAGGTCGATGATCAGGGTTCGCTGATCTATGCCTTGTGGGACGGCGTCGATCTGCGGTCGGAAATGCAGGACGAGCAGTTCTCGTCGACCTTCCGGCAGGTGAACCTCAATTTCGATCACCGCTTCAGCGATACGTTCCGGGTTTACGGCATGGCGGGCCTTTCGGATTCGATTTTGCAGGTCAATCGCCTGCAAGTGGCGATGGACTCCAACGACACCGACAATTTTTCGATCGATTTCCGCGACAATCCGAACGTGCCCACGCTCAGCTATGGTATCGATCCTACCAACGCCGCGCTCTTTGCCTATGGGCCACCGCTGCCCAACGGCGACCAGCGCGGCCAGATATCAAGCTTCGACCGCCGCAATTCGATCATCAGCCAGACGTTCGAACTCAATACCGAATGGGAAGCAGCGCCGGGTTTCGTCGTGGCCACCGGGGCTCAGTACCGCACCGGAAAATACACCCAGCGCACCTTCGATCTGATCCCCACCCAACGCCTGCCGCTCGCGCTGCCCGCGGGCGTCTCGCTCAGCGACCTGACCTTCACCACCACCGGCGTCGCCGACAACCTCGGCGGTGTCATGCAGGACTTCGCGGCGATCGATCCCGACAAGTTCCGCGACGCGGTAGGCTTCGATGCCAATTATGAATATTGCGGCATCGAATGCGGCAGCGGCTATGGCCTGGTCGACGAAACCTATACGTCGGGCTTCTTGATGGTGAAGTTCGATACCGAAAACATGCTGCCGATCTCGGTTCGCGGCGATGCCGGTGTCCGTTACGTTCACACCGACCTCAAAACCGAGGGGACGATCCCCACCGCCGCCCCCGCCGGATCGCGATTTCCGACGGTTGGCGTCATCTCGGCGGTCGAGCGGTCGTATGAGGACTGGTTGCCATCGGCCAACATCGCGTTCGACCTGACGTCGAATCTGATCGCCCGCCTGGCCGCGGCGCGCGTGATGTCGCGTCCGTCGTACGGCCAGCTGATCCCCAGCGGCAGCGTCAACGTCGCGATCCGCACCGGGTCGTTCAGCAACCCGTTCCTCGATCCGATCCGCGCCAACACCTTCGATGCGGCGCTCGAATGGTATTTCGCGCCGGGTTCGTTGATTTCGATCGCGTATTTCCACAAGGATATCGAGACCTATATCCAGAACACCACCCAGCTGGTGCCGTTCAGAGAGCTGGGCCTGCCGGATACGCTCCTGCTCAACAGCAACGCGACCCCCGAGGAACTGTTCAACGTCACGCGTAGCAACAACACACCGGGGGGGCCTTTGCGGGGGTTCGAGGTGAACGTGCAGTTGCCGTTCACCTTCCTGCCAGGGTTCCTCAGCAACCTCGGCGCGCTCGGCAGCTTCACGCGGGTGCGGTCGGACATCGATTACATCCTGCAGACCGACCCCGCCACCGGCGCACCGACGCTGACCCGCACCGCACCGCTCGTCGGCCTGTCCCCCGAAACGGCGAGCGGCACGCTCTATTATGAGGACGAGCGCTTCAGCATCCGCTCGACCGTCAACTATCGCGCCGGCTTCCTCACCAGCCTGCCCGGTCCGACCGACAGCGACGCCAATGGCAACGCCAGCTCGATCTTCGTCGACGCGTCGGCATCGTACAACCTCAGCCAGAATATCAAGCTGATCGCCGAGGTGTCGAACATCACCAATGAAACCAACCGGCTGTACACCGATACCACGCGGCAGGACCCGCTTTACACGTCGTATTTCGGCCGTACCTACGCATTGGCGGTCAATTTCCAGTTCTAA